A window of Gloeocapsopsis sp. IPPAS B-1203 genomic DNA:
AAAGTAATTTCAAGTCTGTTTTAAGAAGAAAAGTAGCAGAATTCAAAACAAGCGACTTGATCGGCGAACAAGCAAAATTAGCAACTAGGACAATTAATCATCCACAAGCGATCGCATCCTCACACTGCGACTGGAAAGAAGTAATCGATGTTTCAGTATTTTACGGACGTGCCTTAGAGCTTGCCAAGCTTCAACAATGGGTTACAAAAGACTACTGTCGCTTAATCGCATTTGTAGGTGTAGGAGGTATCGGGAAAACGGCTTTAGCAGTGAAATTAGCACAACGAGTGCAAAGTCAGTTTGAGTTTGTCATTTGGTGTAGTCTTAGAGATGCGCCACCTTTGTCAGAACTATTGACAACACTCATTAAATTCACTTCGCAACAGCATGAGATTTTACCTGCAGTAGGCAACATACCCGAACTCATCGAATATTTGCAGGCTTTTCGTTGTTTACTCATTCTCGATAACTTTGAAGCAATCCTCAGCAGCAATCAATGCACTAGTCGCTATCGCCCAGGCTACGAGGAATATGGAGAACTGCTACTCCAAGTCGGCAAAGTACCACATCAAAGTTGTTTATTACTCACTAGTCGAGAAAAACCTATAGAAATCGCAGCTTTAGAAGACAAATGTCTTCCTGTAAGAACACTGCAGGTTTCTGGAGTAAGAATAGGTACAGGACAGGAGATTTTAGTGACAAAAGGACTTCCAAGTTCTGTGGATGAAACTGAACAACTCATTGAATGCTACCAAGGGAATCCACTAGCTTTAAAAATTGCGGCAACTTTAATTTTAGATTTATTTGATGGTAAGATTGCAGACCTCTTACAGCAAAGAACCATTGCTCTTAATAGCATTTGCAATTTATTAGCTCACCAAATTCAACGGCTGTCGCCCTTAGAAGAACAAGTTATGTACTGGCTTGCACTCAACCGCGAACCAGTTTTAGCCGCACACTTACAAGCAGATGGTGTCTTGGCAATATCGCGATCGCACGTTATCGATACGTTAGAGTCATTGAGTTGGCGATCGCTGATTGAAAAAAGTCCTGCTGGATTTATCCAACATTCTATTGTTATGGAATTCACAATCGAGCAATTCATTAAACAGGTGTGTGTGGAGATTGCCACAGGCAAAATTTACTTGTTGAACCGCTACCCTTTGCTCAAAGCTACTGCTCAAGATTACGTCAAAAAAAGCCAAGTTCGGATGATTTTAGAGCCGATTTTAAGTCACTTGCACTCGCACTTTCAATCTCCAGCCGAAATAGAGCAGCAACTTCAGGAGATTCTGACAACACTACAAACACATTGTGCTGAATCTCCAGGATACGGTAGCGTTAATATCATGAATCTATTACGTCAGTTGCAAGTTGCTTTTAGTGGCGATTGTGTTGCTACTCTAGATCTCACACTGAACCTATAACACCCTCCCAGCAGGTGTAATCGCAATTACTTATCACATCCTTCAGGACAGCTAATCACACTTTCACTTGCTGAGTTCTTCACATTTTGTTACAAAGGTAGGAAGACGTTCCGTAAAGCTTAAAACGCAATGTTATTTGGCGGACTTAGTGGTTTAACCAATCCTACTGGCACTGACTGGGGAGAGCGAATGCTCAATACAGTTGCCAGTCAAACGATTCGCCATTTATTTACGCGAAGCGAGTCGGTAGAAGTCTCTGTCCGCTGCTATCCCTCCAGTAAATTACTTCAAGGTAGTATCGACAGCTTCAAAATGAGCGGTCAAGGCTTAGTGATTCGTAAAGACTTTTATGTCGATGAGATGTCGTTTGAAACCGATGCGGTTGCTATTGACTTTAGCTCAGTTCTAGGCGGCAAACTAACGCTTAAACAATCCACGCAAGCTGTTGCTCAAGTTACCTTGACTGAAGACGGTATCAATAACGCTTTCAACGCTGAACTAGTCAAAAAACGCCTTCAAAATATTGCATTACCAGGCTTAGCCGATATTTCTGGTGGTGAGTCAATTTCTTTTAGCGATGTTCGAGTTCAACTATTACCAGAAAATCAAGTCAAAATTTCAGCAAAAGCCGACATCAGTAACGGCGAATTAGTACCAATTAGCCTAAAAGCAACTTTAGGAGTAGAACGACGCCGACGTGTCACTTTTCAAAATCCTCAGTTTGAAGCAGAAGACGTTCCAGAAGAGCAACGCGAGCTTTCGCAAACTTTAACTAATGCCTTAGCCGAAATCTTAAATAACATGGTTGATTTGGATCGCTTTGACTTAGATGGCGTCATGATGCGGATCAACCGTCTAGAAACTCAAGGTCAAAAACTTATCTTCAGCGGCTACGCTCAAATTGACCGCATTCCTGGTAATGCTTAGTTATAAAGAGGAGTAGGAGGGTAAGAGGGAGAAATAGCAATTAAATCTCTCAATCCCTACAATGCTCCCACACTCTCACTTTCCTACTCTCCCACTAGTCACTAAATACTCTTTCCCTCGCTCCTATTCCCTCTTCTACCGTCCTACACCAACGTAATAGAATCCAGCTTGCTGTAGCTTCTCGCGGTCGAGGAAGTTACGACCATCGATCATAACAGGATTGTTCATCAAGCTTGCCATCTTTTCGTAATCAAGGTTTTGGAACTGTTTCCAGTCGGTCACTAAAACCAAAGCATCACAACCATCTGCAAGGCGCTCAGGATCGGTTTCAACCATTACGCCAGAAAGACCGTGGCGCATCCCGCTTTGAGAAACAATCGGGTCGTAGGCTTTGACTTTTGTTCCCAAACGATTGAGGTGCTCAATTAAGTTAAGCGCAGGAGCATCACGCATATCATCAGTATCAGGTTTGAAGGTTAAGCCGAGTAAGCCAACTGTCTTACCCTTCAGGATTTTGAGAACCTGTTGCAGTTTTTCAACTCCAATTAGGCGTTGACGCTGATTTACACTTACAGCAGCTTTGAGGAGGTGGGCTTCATAGCCATAGTCATCTGCAGTATGAATTAATGCTGAGACATCTTTAGGGAAGCAGGAACCACCCCAGCCAATCCCAGCTTGTAAGAATTTGTTACCAATCCGCGAGTCAAGCCCAATACCTCTAGCAACTTGAGTAACATCCGCACCTACGCGATCGCAAATATTTGCAACTTCATTGATAAAACTGATCTTGGTTGCCAAAAACGCATTAGCTGCGTACTTAATCATCTCCGCCGAACTAAGATCTGTGACTACAATGGGAACTGCTGGTAAAGCCTTATCTTCAGCAAACTGACGTTCCACAATTGGAGTATACAGTTCCTCCATCATCGCGATCGCTTTAGGGTTATTGCTACCTATGACAATGCGATCGGGGTTGAATGTATCGTAAACTGCCGATCCTTCCCGCAAAAACTCTGGGTTGCTGACAATATCAAACTCAGCGATTTGTGTTAAAGGCAAGTCTTCTTTAACGCTACCAGCGGTAACAGGAACTTTTTCGCTTTGACGTTCGGCAATCCCATCGAGTACGAGCATGCGTACCCAGTCGCCCGAACCAATTGGTACTGTAGATTTGTTAACAATGACTTTGTAGCCACCATTGAGATGCGTACCGATCCCGCGAGCGACAGCTTCTACATAGCGAGTGTCACTTTCCCCTGTTGGTAAGGGAGGTGTTCCTACTGCAATAAATAAAATTTCTCCATGATTCACACCTGCACCTAAATCAGTCGTGAACTCAATTTTGCCTGAGGCGATCGCCGCCTGCATAATCTCTGACAGTCCTGGTTCAAAAATCGGTGACTGTCCGGCTTTCATCAACTTAACTTTTTCCTCGTTGTTATCGACGCAAATGACATGATGCCCAACATGAGCCAAGCAAGCACCAGTCACTAAACCAACGTATCCAGTACCAATTACGCAAACACGCATATTTTGTCAATCCTCGATTTTATTGTTTTATGGTGGTTAGTAGTTAGTAGAGTATGTGGGATTTAGAGGTTTACAAGATTGTGGATCGACAGGTTTTAACATGACAATTCCCCGATCCCTGACCTCTGACTCACATTCCCTACTTTGCTATTTTGCTAGCTTCAACAGGATGCTCACTTTGAATGCGAGTCCGAAAATCTTCTATTGTGAGCTTGAGACCTTCTTGTAAAGGTACTGTAGGTTCCCAACCCAACCAAGTTTTAGCTCGGGTAATATCTGGACGGCGACGGCGAGGATCGTCTGAAGGTAAAGGCTCAAACTTGATCTCTGCATCTGGATTGATCAACTGCTGTACGGCAGTGGCTAGCTCTAAAATCGTATATTCGTCCGGATTTCCTAAATTAACAGGACCGATATGATCGTCATTCATTAGTCGCATCAGCCCTTCTACCAGATCGGAAACGTAGCAGAAACTACGAGTTTGAGAACCATCTCCATAGACAGTTAAGGGATTTCCACGCAGGGCTTGCACAACAAAATTACTGACAACTCGACCATCATTTTCTAACATTCGTGGACCATAGGTATTAAAAATCCGAGCAACACGAATATCAACATCATTTTGGCGATGATAATCAAATGAGAGCGTTTCAGCGATTCGCTTACCTTCGTCGTAGCAAGACCGAATTCCAATTGGATTGACATTTCCACGGTAATCTTCTGTTTGGGGATGAACTTCAGGATCGCCGTAGATTTCTGATGTTGAAGCTAACAAAAAGCGAGCCTTGACCCGCTTCGCTAATCCCAGCATATTCAACGTACCCATGACGCTGGTTTTAACTGTTTTAACTGGGTTGTACTGATAATGAACTGGAGAGGCAGGACAAGCGAGGTGATAGATTTGGTCTACTTCCAGCCGAATAGGTTCGGTGATGTCATGACGAACTAATTCAAAATAAGGGTGATCCAGCCATTTGAGGATGTTCCGCTTGTGACCAGTGTAGAAGTTATCTAGACAGATAACCTCATGTCCTTCTACCATCAATCGATCAATAAGATGGGAACCAACAAAACCAGCACCACCTGTAACCAAGATTCTCATAGTTTGTCAACAAATTAAATTAGGTATATTTAACCAGCGATCGCACTTTTGTATAAGGTAGCTTGCCTTAAGGCAGCGGTAAAGAGGCAATACTAAAATCAAGTCATTACCTCCCCTTGTACCTCAGGCACGATTTAGGCTGTATTCTGAGCGCAAATGATAATTTTTCTCTAGCTTCAATCAACTTTAGAAACAAACTGAGTATTAATTTAACGAGATTCAATAGCAAGCTATCAAATTTGGAAATATTAACTCAGCATAATAGCGTACAATTCACAAAATCTTTAATAAATTCTTATAGATTCTGTCGCAGTCTGTTATTTCTCCAATTTTGTGCGGTTTGAGCGCTGCAGGAATTGCTCTCTAATTACAGCAGCGTTACTTTTTTGTGGTTCTCCTAGCAAGACAATCGACCCTGAAAGTTGCGCGACTAACTGAGACGTCAAATCACTCACCGCTAATCCGCCAGCACTTGTACGACGCTGAATCGAGCGCAGCACGACTAAATCGTATGCTTTAGCTGCAGTAATAATTGCTTGTGCGACATTTTCGTGGGGGACGACTTCAACAACTGGAGCTTGAGGTAAAGCCAGTTTGGACACTAGAAGCTCAATATTTGATTTGTTCCAGGCAATGCTACTCGGTTTAATGCGGCGATCGCAGACGTTCAATAAAGTAACCTGTGCCCCAATGGCTGTAGCGAGCAGTAAAGCAAAACGCAACGGACGCAAGGCTTCTGGCGTAAAGTTTTGCACAGGTACAAGAATGCGTCGAATTTTTGTGGGAGATTCAAGCAGGCGGGTGACAGCGACTGGACAATGTGATGCCCACAAGACACTATCAATCACATTACCAAACAAGCGAGCGCGAAAGCCAGTACGTTTCCCCCAGCCCATAACAATTAAATTAGCATCTTGTTCGCGGCTAGCACGCGTGATGCCAAGGGCGATCGCATCATCAATGCGTAGGACTGATTCGGCAGTGACACCTAAGTCGTGGCTGAGTGCAGTAGCTTTATCTAACAGTGCATCAGCTTTGACGATAGCACTTTCCAACTGTGGTGCATCCATGTGTGCTGGTCCAGTAGCGATCGCAAGTGGTACAAGCCGTCCTTGTGCTTGACGTGCGATTAATGCTGCCATTTCAATCAAATATTGCTCTGTATCAGGATTGTAGACCGGAACGACCACAGTCAAAGGCTGTTCAGTATTTGTAGCGTCCAAATCAAGTGGCTTTGCATCTGAAGTCACACTCACAGTAGATGTCATCAACCCAACTGCTACTCGACTCGTTAGCAATGGTCCCAAAGTTGCTGTTACAAGCATCAAAACAATAACGCTATTCAACATACCTTCATT
This region includes:
- a CDS encoding UDP-glucuronic acid decarboxylase family protein — protein: MRILVTGGAGFVGSHLIDRLMVEGHEVICLDNFYTGHKRNILKWLDHPYFELVRHDITEPIRLEVDQIYHLACPASPVHYQYNPVKTVKTSVMGTLNMLGLAKRVKARFLLASTSEIYGDPEVHPQTEDYRGNVNPIGIRSCYDEGKRIAETLSFDYHRQNDVDIRVARIFNTYGPRMLENDGRVVSNFVVQALRGNPLTVYGDGSQTRSFCYVSDLVEGLMRLMNDDHIGPVNLGNPDEYTILELATAVQQLINPDAEIKFEPLPSDDPRRRRPDITRAKTWLGWEPTVPLQEGLKLTIEDFRTRIQSEHPVEASKIAK
- a CDS encoding NB-ARC domain-containing protein, coding for MHLSVGRRGELQFKKKLRERSPMDAEEALRLIDKLLPQQRLVDVQELVFRLTWQGLTYTEIAEQTNYEADYIKFVGFQLWQMLSKALGEKVSKSNFKSVLRRKVAEFKTSDLIGEQAKLATRTINHPQAIASSHCDWKEVIDVSVFYGRALELAKLQQWVTKDYCRLIAFVGVGGIGKTALAVKLAQRVQSQFEFVIWCSLRDAPPLSELLTTLIKFTSQQHEILPAVGNIPELIEYLQAFRCLLILDNFEAILSSNQCTSRYRPGYEEYGELLLQVGKVPHQSCLLLTSREKPIEIAALEDKCLPVRTLQVSGVRIGTGQEILVTKGLPSSVDETEQLIECYQGNPLALKIAATLILDLFDGKIADLLQQRTIALNSICNLLAHQIQRLSPLEEQVMYWLALNREPVLAAHLQADGVLAISRSHVIDTLESLSWRSLIEKSPAGFIQHSIVMEFTIEQFIKQVCVEIATGKIYLLNRYPLLKATAQDYVKKSQVRMILEPILSHLHSHFQSPAEIEQQLQEILTTLQTHCAESPGYGSVNIMNLLRQLQVAFSGDCVATLDLTLNL
- a CDS encoding DUF2993 domain-containing protein, producing MLFGGLSGLTNPTGTDWGERMLNTVASQTIRHLFTRSESVEVSVRCYPSSKLLQGSIDSFKMSGQGLVIRKDFYVDEMSFETDAVAIDFSSVLGGKLTLKQSTQAVAQVTLTEDGINNAFNAELVKKRLQNIALPGLADISGGESISFSDVRVQLLPENQVKISAKADISNGELVPISLKATLGVERRRRVTFQNPQFEAEDVPEEQRELSQTLTNALAEILNNMVDLDRFDLDGVMMRINRLETQGQKLIFSGYAQIDRIPGNA
- a CDS encoding UDP-glucose/GDP-mannose dehydrogenase family protein, with amino-acid sequence MRVCVIGTGYVGLVTGACLAHVGHHVICVDNNEEKVKLMKAGQSPIFEPGLSEIMQAAIASGKIEFTTDLGAGVNHGEILFIAVGTPPLPTGESDTRYVEAVARGIGTHLNGGYKVIVNKSTVPIGSGDWVRMLVLDGIAERQSEKVPVTAGSVKEDLPLTQIAEFDIVSNPEFLREGSAVYDTFNPDRIVIGSNNPKAIAMMEELYTPIVERQFAEDKALPAVPIVVTDLSSAEMIKYAANAFLATKISFINEVANICDRVGADVTQVARGIGLDSRIGNKFLQAGIGWGGSCFPKDVSALIHTADDYGYEAHLLKAAVSVNQRQRLIGVEKLQQVLKILKGKTVGLLGLTFKPDTDDMRDAPALNLIEHLNRLGTKVKAYDPIVSQSGMRHGLSGVMVETDPERLADGCDALVLVTDWKQFQNLDYEKMASLMNNPVMIDGRNFLDREKLQQAGFYYVGVGR